DNA sequence from the Blastomonas fulva genome:
ATCGCGGATGGCATGCGCGATGTCATCCATCCCGCTGCCGAAATTCTCGCGCCGGTGGGTGGTCACGCCGATGATGCGCTTGCCCGCAAACCGCGCCTCAACCGGCGCGATCACCGATGCCTGTGCGGGATCGTCGGCCAGCTTCGCGGTGACCCAGTGCAGCGCATCGATCACGGTGTTGCCGGTGACGAGGATCTTGTGGTCGGGCACCGCCTCGCGGCGTAGGGCGTTGGCGGCGGTCTCGGTCGGGGCGAAGTGCAGATCGGCAAAGCCGCCGATGATCTTGCGGTTCACCTCTTCGGGCCAGGGGTGATAGATGTTGCCCGAGCGCAGACCCGCCTCGACATGCGCGACAGGGAGCTTGCGGTAATAAGCGGCGAGCGCGCCGCACATCGCGGTCGCGGTGTCGCCCTGGACGATCACCATGTCGGGCTTTTCCGCGTCGAGCACCGCGCCGATGCCGGTGAGCAGCCGCGCGCTGATCTCGTCGAGGCTCTGCCCCGGCTGCATCAAGGCCAGGTCATGATCGGGCACAAGCCCGGCGATTTCGAGCACCTGGTCGAGCATCTCGCGGTGCTGGCCGGTGACCAGCACGACCGGCTCGAGCCCGTCAGCCTCGTTCAGCGCCGCGATCACCGGGAACAGCTTGATCGCTTCGGGACGGGTGCCGAAGATCACCATGATGCGTCGCGACCCGGTCTTGCCTTCTGTCATCTGCATTGCCCCCCGTTGACCCGCAGCTCAGCGGCCGACACTGACATAGGTGAAGCCCGCCGCCTTCATCTGCTCG
Encoded proteins:
- the wecB gene encoding non-hydrolyzing UDP-N-acetylglucosamine 2-epimerase, whose translation is MQMTEGKTGSRRIMVIFGTRPEAIKLFPVIAALNEADGLEPVVLVTGQHREMLDQVLEIAGLVPDHDLALMQPGQSLDEISARLLTGIGAVLDAEKPDMVIVQGDTATAMCGALAAYYRKLPVAHVEAGLRSGNIYHPWPEEVNRKIIGGFADLHFAPTETAANALRREAVPDHKILVTGNTVIDALHWVTAKLADDPAQASVIAPVEARFAGKRIIGVTTHRRENFGSGMDDIAHAIRDLAARDDVAIIFPVHLNPQVRAAMLPILGGLDNVALLEPLDYLNFTRLLQIAELMLTDSGGVQEEAPALGKPVLVMRDTTERPEGVAAGTARLVGTDRATIVAQATQLLDDPAAYAAMAQAHNPFGDGHSSARIAQAISRWFAAPERHQAN